The following coding sequences are from one Candidatus Margulisiibacteriota bacterium window:
- a CDS encoding tRNA 2-thiocytidine(32) synthetase TtcA, with product MKNVRDKIIRSAGKAVADFGLIKDGDNILVGLSGGKDSYTMVDVLLALQKKAPIQFSLTGITIDSGFEGFKGETIEYYCKEKKVPFIYKKADILNIIKEHKNPRKSVCSFCARLRRGALYTYAAEHGYNKIALGHHADDFIETVLMNMFYSGSLKAMAPYHVADDKRNIVIRPLVYVFEEDIITYALQKKFPIICCVCPVSKGAESKRNRVKRLLRELQEETPHIKSNILNSLSNVAYSHLLAQKAVVGIVG from the coding sequence ATGAAGAATGTAAGAGATAAAATTATACGTTCCGCTGGAAAAGCGGTCGCTGATTTCGGACTCATTAAAGACGGTGACAATATTCTTGTCGGATTGTCAGGCGGCAAGGACAGCTACACTATGGTGGATGTCTTGCTTGCCCTGCAAAAAAAAGCCCCGATTCAATTCTCCCTTACAGGGATTACTATCGATTCCGGATTTGAAGGCTTCAAAGGCGAAACGATCGAGTATTACTGTAAAGAAAAAAAAGTCCCTTTTATTTATAAAAAAGCCGATATTCTCAATATTATTAAAGAGCATAAAAATCCTCGTAAAAGTGTTTGTTCTTTCTGTGCCCGTCTGCGCCGAGGCGCCTTATATACCTACGCCGCTGAGCACGGGTACAATAAGATCGCTCTTGGCCATCACGCTGATGATTTTATTGAGACAGTACTCATGAACATGTTCTATTCCGGCTCACTTAAGGCGATGGCGCCGTATCATGTTGCTGACGATAAACGTAATATTGTTATCCGGCCGCTTGTATACGTTTTCGAAGAAGACATTATTACCTATGCGCTGCAAAAGAAGTTTCCGATTATCTGTTGTGTTTGTCCTGTTTCTAAAGGTGCTGAGTCAAAACGTAATCGAGTAAAACGACTGCTGCGTGAACTGCAAGAGGAAACCCCTCATATTAAATCTAACATTCTTAATTCGTTGTCGAATGTCGCCTATTCCCATCTGCTTGCTCAAAAGGCTGTTGTCGGAATTGTTGGCTAA
- a CDS encoding glycosyltransferase family 1 protein: MKMKIAFHSNQLGERGTEVALYDYALYNEVLLSNQSIIISNKNNDLFSLQKFRNRFAVYLYDNFSEVDVILKENAVDVFYAIKSGLKDHVISTQCKNVVHCVFTTAQPHGDVYASISPWLADQSSVRVPVVPHMVASIESPDDLRSELHIPEDAVVFGRYGGWEQFDLPFVHRTVEYISRRRKDIYFLFMNTAPFNRQSYQENNKQIIHLPKSSDDFYKAAFINTCDAMLHARYEGETFGLAIAEFSIRNKPVLTWSQSSQKAHLDILGEKCIRYHDEKDLFRIINNFNKEAIRKLAWDCYGASYNPQEVMKVFKQVFLD; this comes from the coding sequence ATGAAAATGAAAATAGCCTTCCATTCAAATCAATTAGGGGAAAGAGGTACTGAAGTAGCCTTATACGATTATGCGCTATACAACGAAGTACTTCTCAGCAATCAATCAATTATTATATCAAATAAAAATAATGATCTTTTTTCACTTCAAAAATTCAGGAATAGGTTTGCGGTCTATTTATACGACAACTTTTCCGAAGTGGATGTTATTCTAAAAGAAAATGCTGTCGACGTCTTCTATGCCATAAAGAGCGGGTTGAAAGATCACGTGATATCAACGCAGTGCAAGAATGTTGTCCATTGTGTGTTTACAACAGCTCAACCGCATGGAGATGTCTATGCTTCAATATCCCCATGGCTTGCAGACCAGTCGAGTGTAAGAGTTCCGGTTGTGCCGCATATGGTTGCGAGTATCGAGAGCCCGGATGATCTAAGGTCCGAACTGCATATTCCTGAAGATGCCGTAGTTTTTGGACGGTATGGCGGATGGGAGCAATTCGATCTTCCCTTTGTTCATAGAACAGTCGAGTACATCTCCCGAAGAAGAAAGGATATATACTTTCTTTTTATGAACACGGCTCCATTTAATCGGCAGAGCTATCAGGAAAATAATAAGCAGATTATTCATCTGCCGAAATCTTCAGATGATTTTTATAAAGCGGCATTTATAAATACCTGTGATGCTATGCTCCATGCACGATATGAGGGTGAAACTTTTGGCTTGGCAATAGCAGAGTTTTCTATTAGAAATAAGCCTGTTCTGACGTGGTCACAATCTTCGCAAAAGGCTCATTTGGATATTCTGGGTGAGAAATGCATCCGGTACCATGACGAAAAAGACCTTTTTCGAATAATAAATAACTTTAACAAAGAAGCAATAAGAAAATTGGCTTGGGATTGTTACGGTGCAAGCTATAATCCCCAAGAAGTCATGAAGGTTTTTAAACAGGTATTCCTCGACTGA
- a CDS encoding YdcF family protein has protein sequence MFLLSKILTNILLPPGIILFFFLPMFYCAFTNRKKTFLMLLCFCFLSLYLLSVEPVKDTLLSPLQNKYEPFQINNAAKYNAVVVLGGGSIESSPEENGGPSLDPSSLKRLFYGWHLAKQLHLPLVLSGGTTLNKLATPEAMVMQNTLLRLGVKGTNIFIEPGSRNTHENAKLSKIVLDNNKFSSVILVTSAYHMPRSMYSFTKFGIKATPAPTDYKAVTTRYSLLNLIPSMSCLTNSYIALHEYLGLLYYKLLSS, from the coding sequence ATGTTTCTTTTATCGAAAATACTCACTAATATTTTGTTACCTCCAGGAATTATTTTATTTTTCTTTCTTCCTATGTTTTATTGTGCATTTACCAATAGAAAAAAAACCTTTCTCATGCTGCTCTGCTTTTGCTTCCTCTCTCTCTATCTGTTATCAGTCGAACCGGTAAAAGACACATTATTATCCCCGCTGCAAAACAAATATGAGCCATTTCAAATAAATAACGCCGCCAAATATAATGCAGTAGTTGTTTTAGGCGGAGGGTCAATCGAAAGTTCTCCGGAAGAAAACGGAGGTCCGAGCTTAGATCCATCATCACTGAAACGATTATTTTATGGCTGGCATCTGGCGAAACAGCTTCACCTCCCTCTCGTTCTCAGCGGAGGAACAACCTTAAACAAACTGGCGACCCCGGAAGCTATGGTCATGCAGAACACTCTTTTAAGGCTTGGAGTAAAAGGAACAAATATCTTTATAGAACCAGGCAGCAGAAACACCCACGAAAATGCAAAGCTCTCAAAAATAGTATTAGATAACAACAAGTTTTCGAGCGTTATCCTCGTTACCTCTGCCTATCATATGCCGAGAAGCATGTATTCTTTCACCAAATTCGGGATTAAAGCCACACCGGCACCAACTGATTATAAAGCGGTCACTACCCGTTATTCTTTACTCAACCTCATCCCCTCAATGAGCTGTTTAACCAACAGTTATATTGCTTTGCATGAGTACCTCGGACTGCTTTACTATAAATTACTTTCTTCGTAA